Proteins encoded by one window of Streptomyces sp. LX-29:
- a CDS encoding TIGR03085 family metal-binding protein: MSTHAKRERLLLADLLESVGPEAQTLCEGWTARDLAAHVVVRERRADATPGMLFKALKARTEQVREEFAEKPYEELLQLIRTGPSRLSPFALKPVDEAANTIEFYVHGEDVRRAQAGWETRAIDPVFADALWARVERIARLFGRRSPVGLVLRRPDGRTVVAHRGLPVVTVSGEPGELALFLYGRQNAAHVEVDGDKEAVSRLYEAELGL; encoded by the coding sequence ATGTCGACGCACGCGAAGCGCGAACGTCTGCTCCTCGCCGACCTCTTGGAGAGCGTGGGGCCCGAGGCCCAGACGCTCTGCGAGGGCTGGACCGCGCGCGACCTCGCGGCCCATGTGGTGGTGCGGGAGCGCCGCGCGGACGCCACCCCGGGCATGCTGTTCAAGGCGCTGAAGGCCCGCACGGAGCAGGTGCGCGAGGAGTTCGCGGAGAAGCCGTACGAGGAGCTGCTCCAGCTCATCCGCACCGGCCCGTCGCGGCTGTCCCCGTTCGCCCTCAAGCCGGTCGACGAGGCGGCGAACACCATCGAGTTCTATGTGCACGGGGAGGACGTCCGCCGTGCCCAGGCCGGCTGGGAGACCCGCGCGATCGACCCGGTCTTCGCCGACGCCCTGTGGGCGCGGGTGGAGCGCATCGCCCGGCTGTTCGGCCGCCGCTCCCCCGTCGGCCTGGTGCTGCGCCGCCCCGACGGCCGCACCGTGGTGGCCCACCGCGGCCTCCCGGTGGTCACGGTCAGCGGCGAGCCCGGCGAGCTGGCGCTGTTCCTGTACGGCCGGCAGAACGCGGCCCATGTCGAGGTGGACGGCGACAAGGAGGCGGTGTCCCGGCTGTACGAGGCCGAGCTGGGGCTCTGA
- the hisI gene encoding phosphoribosyl-AMP cyclohydrolase gives MTGTDRPADRRADRPSALDAALAARLKRNADGLVPAIAQQYDTGEVLMLGWMDDEALHRTLTTGRCTYWSRSRGEYWVKGDTSGHVQYVKSVALDCDADTLLVKVDQVGAACHTGDRTCFDSDRLPLGQ, from the coding sequence ATGACCGGCACCGACCGCCCCGCAGACCGCCGCGCCGACCGCCCCTCGGCCCTGGACGCGGCCCTCGCCGCCCGCCTCAAGCGCAACGCCGACGGGCTCGTTCCCGCCATCGCCCAGCAGTACGACACCGGTGAGGTGCTGATGCTCGGCTGGATGGACGACGAGGCGCTGCACCGCACCCTCACCACCGGCCGCTGCACGTACTGGAGCCGCAGCCGCGGGGAGTACTGGGTCAAGGGCGACACCTCGGGCCATGTGCAGTACGTGAAGTCGGTGGCGCTCGACTGCGACGCCGACACCCTCCTGGTCAAGGTCGACCAGGTCGGCGCGGCCTGCCACACCGGCGACCGCACCTGTTTCGATTCCGACCGACTGCCGCTGGGGCAGTAG
- a CDS encoding anthranilate synthase component I, producing the protein MKATTTGAATMDLETFRKLAADRRVIPVSRRLLADGDTPVGLYRKLAAERPGTFLLESAENGRADFSWARYSFIGVRSAAALTERDGRTHWLGTPPVGVPTDGDPLEALRATVETLHTPRDLAGGLPPFTGGMVGYLGYDIVRRLERIDEHGRDDLRLPELTMLLTSDLAVLDHWDGTVLLIANAINHNDLDTGVDEAYADAVARLDAMTADLARPVATEPTALPPSELPSYTALWGGEDFKEAVEDIKERIRAGEAFQVVPSQRFETPCTASALDVYRVLRATNPSPYMYLFRFPSGDGEAFDVVGSSPEALVKVEDGRALLHPIAGTRPRGATPREDHALAEELLADPKERAEHLMLVDLGRNDLGRVCQPGSVEVVDFMSIERYSHVMHIVSTVTGRIAPGRTAFDVLTACFPAGTLSGAPKPRAMQIIEELEPSRRGLYGGCVGYLDFAGDSDTAIAIRTALLRDGTAYVQAGAGIVADSDPSAEDDECRNKAAAVLRAVHTAGRLGR; encoded by the coding sequence ATGAAGGCGACGACCACGGGGGCAGCCACCATGGACCTTGAGACCTTCCGGAAGCTGGCGGCCGACCGCCGCGTGATCCCGGTCAGCCGACGGCTGCTCGCCGACGGCGACACGCCGGTCGGCCTCTACCGCAAGCTCGCCGCCGAGCGCCCGGGCACCTTCCTCCTGGAGTCCGCCGAGAACGGCCGCGCGGACTTCAGTTGGGCTCGCTACTCCTTCATCGGGGTGCGCAGCGCCGCCGCCCTCACCGAGCGCGACGGGCGGACCCACTGGCTGGGCACCCCGCCGGTCGGCGTGCCCACCGACGGGGACCCGCTGGAGGCGCTCCGCGCGACCGTGGAGACCCTGCACACCCCGCGTGACCTCGCGGGCGGGCTGCCGCCCTTCACCGGCGGCATGGTCGGCTATCTGGGCTACGACATCGTGCGCCGGCTGGAGAGGATCGACGAGCACGGCCGGGACGACCTGCGCCTCCCCGAGCTGACCATGCTGCTCACCTCGGACCTGGCCGTCCTCGACCACTGGGACGGCACCGTCCTGCTGATCGCCAACGCCATCAACCACAACGACCTGGACACCGGCGTCGACGAGGCGTACGCGGACGCGGTGGCGCGGCTGGACGCGATGACCGCCGACCTGGCGCGTCCGGTCGCCACCGAGCCCACCGCGCTGCCCCCCTCCGAACTCCCCTCCTACACCGCGCTGTGGGGCGGAGAGGACTTCAAGGAGGCCGTCGAGGACATCAAGGAGCGCATCCGCGCGGGCGAGGCGTTCCAGGTCGTCCCCTCGCAGCGCTTCGAGACGCCCTGCACGGCGAGCGCCCTGGACGTCTACCGGGTGCTGCGGGCCACCAACCCCAGCCCGTACATGTACCTCTTCCGGTTCCCCAGCGGGGACGGCGAGGCCTTCGACGTGGTCGGCTCCAGCCCCGAGGCGCTGGTCAAGGTCGAGGACGGGCGTGCCCTGCTGCACCCGATCGCCGGCACCCGCCCGCGCGGCGCCACGCCGCGGGAGGACCACGCGCTCGCCGAGGAGTTGCTGGCCGACCCCAAGGAGCGGGCCGAGCACCTGATGCTCGTCGACCTGGGCCGCAACGACCTCGGCCGGGTCTGCCAGCCCGGCAGCGTCGAGGTGGTCGACTTCATGTCGATCGAGCGCTACAGCCACGTGATGCACATCGTCTCCACCGTCACCGGACGGATCGCCCCGGGCCGCACCGCCTTCGACGTGCTCACCGCGTGCTTCCCCGCGGGCACCCTCTCCGGTGCCCCCAAGCCGCGCGCCATGCAGATCATCGAGGAGCTGGAGCCCTCCCGGCGCGGCCTGTACGGCGGCTGCGTCGGCTACCTCGACTTCGCCGGCGACTCCGACACCGCCATCGCCATCCGCACCGCCCTGCTGCGCGACGGCACCGCCTACGTCCAGGCGGGCGCGGGCATCGTCGCCGACTCCGACCCCTCGGCCGAGGACGACGAGTGCCGCAACAAGGCGGCGGCGGTACTCCGGGCCGTCCACACGGCGGGCCGCCTGGGGCGCTAG
- a CDS encoding TIGR02234 family membrane protein — translation MSAAAVPQPRAERGPAVKAQRGGRRSLAIALLCGALGAALVLLATSRTWAEGTAAVAQGALPQHADGDDITGLPGALAVVGLAAMVAVFAVRRTGRVFVAGLLALCGAGIAVSAVMGASDTAALEEKASKATGLTDSSIQDVAHTAWPWVALAGGVLLLIAGALALGYGRRWPAMSGRYERSGGAARPRPHRSRPAPDPDRPEELWKALDRGEDPTGREGGPARS, via the coding sequence GTGAGTGCAGCAGCCGTACCCCAGCCCCGCGCGGAGCGCGGACCCGCCGTCAAGGCCCAGCGCGGCGGCAGGCGGAGCCTCGCCATCGCCCTGCTGTGCGGCGCCCTCGGCGCCGCACTCGTCCTGCTGGCCACCAGCCGCACCTGGGCGGAGGGCACCGCCGCCGTCGCCCAGGGAGCCCTACCGCAACACGCGGACGGCGACGACATCACCGGGCTGCCGGGCGCGCTCGCGGTCGTCGGCCTCGCCGCCATGGTCGCGGTCTTCGCGGTGCGCCGCACGGGCCGCGTGTTCGTCGCCGGGCTCCTCGCCCTGTGCGGCGCGGGCATCGCCGTCAGCGCCGTGATGGGCGCCTCGGACACCGCCGCGCTGGAGGAGAAGGCGTCCAAGGCCACCGGGCTGACGGACAGCTCCATCCAGGACGTGGCGCACACCGCCTGGCCGTGGGTGGCGCTGGCCGGTGGCGTCCTGCTGCTGATCGCCGGCGCCCTGGCCCTCGGCTACGGCCGCCGGTGGCCCGCGATGTCCGGCCGCTACGAGCGGTCGGGCGGCGCCGCCCGACCCCGTCCGCACCGCTCCCGCCCCGCCCCGGACCCGGACCGCCCCGAGGAGCTCTGGAAGGCCCTGGACCGCGGCGAGGACCCGACGGGCCGCGAGGGCGGCCCCGCGCGGTCCTGA
- a CDS encoding HGxxPAAW family protein yields MSGSNHAQDHGHTPAAWTGVTIAFIGFCMSAAFTVLANPIGFVAGMVVVVLGGVVGAAMRAAGLGATPRRTSAAKVKAEPQPQQG; encoded by the coding sequence ATGTCGGGTAGCAACCACGCTCAGGACCACGGGCACACCCCGGCCGCGTGGACCGGCGTCACCATCGCCTTCATCGGCTTCTGCATGTCCGCCGCGTTCACCGTGCTGGCCAACCCGATCGGCTTCGTGGCCGGAATGGTGGTCGTCGTGCTCGGTGGCGTCGTGGGCGCGGCCATGCGCGCCGCGGGGCTGGGCGCCACCCCGCGCCGCACCTCGGCGGCGAAGGTGAAGGCGGAGCCGCAGCCGCAGCAGGGCTGA
- a CDS encoding DUF2752 domain-containing protein — MRRSRVRRLAAPLGALAGIGAAFAVVGAVDPNEPGHYPVCPLWRATGLLCPGCGGLRSAYAVAHGDLAGALGANALAVAGYAVCVLLWARWLLRAAGVPPGVAPSAYPGTARPAAVPRGGRTLALAALVMAFTVVRNLPFGGVLAP, encoded by the coding sequence GTGCGTCGCTCCCGGGTCCGTCGCCTGGCCGCCCCGCTGGGCGCCCTCGCCGGGATCGGCGCGGCCTTCGCCGTCGTCGGCGCCGTCGACCCCAACGAGCCGGGCCACTACCCGGTGTGCCCGCTGTGGCGGGCCACCGGGCTGCTGTGCCCCGGCTGCGGCGGCCTGCGCAGCGCGTACGCCGTCGCCCACGGGGACCTGGCCGGCGCGCTGGGCGCCAACGCCCTCGCGGTCGCCGGGTACGCCGTCTGCGTGCTCCTGTGGGCCCGCTGGCTGCTCCGCGCGGCGGGGGTGCCACCCGGTGTGGCCCCCTCCGCGTACCCCGGCACCGCGCGGCCGGCCGCGGTTCCGCGCGGAGGGCGGACTCTGGCGCTGGCCGCGCTGGTGATGGCCTTCACGGTGGTGCGTAACCTGCCGTTCGGAGGTGTACTGGCGCCATAG